GCCATCCATCTCTCTCGCTCTAGCTGCGTCTGCCTTCTCGCTTGCACAATGTCAACGTCAAAGTGCAAGTGGCATTATGGCAAAGAAGTCAACAGCGCACAGGATGtgggagtgggtgggtggcagTAAGGGGGTGGTGGTGGCCAAAAGGAAATCGAGCCAAAGAGAGACACTGTGCAAAACAGTGATGGCCACTAAGTACTTAAAAAAAGCCAAATGGActcaattaatattatttgtcaaagaaattttattagtaatttaagtccgtacattttaaaatatgaaaacattttatttatcactTCAATTGAAGCATTACAGTTGTTACAGTTGTGGGCGCCAAAATTAGAGTGAGATTTAAAGAAATGTTGTATTTTCAGCAATATATAcaggttttaaaattattaaatacttttaaaataaaaataattaaaaatatttaataaaatacatatggaATATGTGGTGTCTTTCCCCaagcaaaatcaattttttaaaggcCAGATCTAGCTGACAAAATGACAAATGGCCAGCACTATTTGAAAATGAATGGCGAgtgcagggggcgtggctctaCCCTTTTTCCgccattaaatgcaattttaaagtcaattttAGCTTGCAACCGAATGCAAATAAATGCTGTCAGCAACAGGACACGATTAGTGGGAGTACAGGGTCGGGGAAAGAGGGAAGGGGGAGATCCTTAAAGGTTTCACGTTGCATTCGCAACAGCTCTGTTAAAACGGCATTGACAGGCGTTGATAGAAATCGAATTAGCAACGGCTATTGCCACACGTTTTTACGCTGTATACAaattattacgcatacgcctcCGAACAAAGTGGAAAATGAGATgcgtgcatgtgtgtgtgtgtgggtgtggtgTGGTGTGATGTGTGCGTACTCGTATGTATTTGCGGCATCTGCAGTTGCCTTTATGTTTACAGGCAATTAGCATTTTAATGCCGCACCAAACAAagggcaactgcaactgcaggtgCCCAACCGAGTGATGCAGACAGGGAAAGAAAGAAGAGAGTGCACATATAGGGCTCTGGCTATGACGTTGATGGAGGTCGATGTTGGGGTGAAAGGCGGGCAAAGGGCGTGCCAGGGGCGGGCCAAAGGGGGCCGGCACCTGCTCGTCTGGTCGCGCTCGAGTtgcttttcattatttttcatGTTCGACATGAGCACAAATTGTCGAAGGCTGCCGAAGGGGCAGGCGGGGCGCTACTATATACTATAGCACTTAGTTCGCTGTTCCCGACCAGAGTCGGCTACATAAATTTCATAGTTTGGGGTCTAAGAAAATTAACTAGTCCCGACTGATTTTTTAACAGAATTGTCTAAACTCTAAAGTCACGTGCAggccatttaattttataacgaTCACCGACAGATCCGAGGCATTGAACTAAacagaaaacattttataatatattataagcAAAAGAAACCAGTTCTAAGAtgcttgtgtttttttttaaatttttattttctacccTAACATGTGCGGGCTATTAAAACCacgtatacgcaatgttgTTTATACAACACTCAACCTGCATTGGCAGTTGTTTATTCACAAATAGTCGAACAAATTAGAATTAGTATCGATTGTGGTTAGTttagtatattttattgagcTTTTTTCGTGGTTTTTGCATTGCACTTTGtgtttatataattatttttatatttttatgtaattAAGTAGAAGATTAGACGGCCGATGACGGTGTCATCCACGATTTTGATGCTGCCGATTAACGCAGTTGAGGTGGCTCTGAATATTGTTTACGTCGATCACCAGGTTACCGTTGCTGGTATAAAAGCCGCCATTACAGGCAGGTGCAGCCATACAGCATCCAACAATCAGGCAGCCAATTAGCAGCAGTAAGACAAAGGTGTGCGAATCCATTTTCAAGCGAACTGATCGTTGCAATCAGCGATGAGACACTGCCGACCCAGGTCATCTCTGAACCCAGATTATATGCGAGAAAAATCAAATCGGGAGATTCCCAGAATCAATTGCAACGTTCTACGCAGGTATCAATTATCGCAGTGCTCTCGCAGCTCAAAACTCGTTATTTACTCAAGGAATTTCCAATGAGAATTGTTGATCGCATTATCAAGTGTCAAGTGTATTCACATGTCTACAATAATCTTTTCTTTTATGCCAATAAGCATCAAAAGCTTTATAGTTGCCCCCTCCTAGCGACGCCTCTGCCCAATAGAACTTGTCGGTCGGCTTTAAACCGAGAGTGCCATAAAACCAGTAATATTTACATAGCGATTATGAAGTGGGCATCGCCCCTGTTAATAGTTATCGCGATTCCATCCCCACATCTTCGGTGAAGCATAGCTAAGCCGCATGGAAAATTGCTAGCATGGGAATGTTTTTGGATGATTAATTAGAAATTACATAAAACATTGGATTATTCACCCAAGAGagtgtttttttataaactacaattacattttaatgtatttaatatatttaatgtatttaatCTGCCTGTATCTGTATCACAAATGTGATTATTATCAGCTAGGGCGCACTTCTCAACGACTTTACGACTTCGGTCTGTCGGAAATACTTTCGATGctacatgacctaaaaaaaaatctagcaTGATAACGGATCGTAAGCCAGCACCCAGCCGTCGCCGGGGACACGTCTTAAATTTATCTGCGACAAAGACCTTGCGCTATAAGGAGTTCAGTTTTTTGAATTGAGTTGATAACCCTCACGCCGGTTGATTTCAAATTAATGGGGCTTCGTATGCCTTTTCGGTCAGGAGGTCTTTTGCCTAATCTTTCCGCAGTCCaaacaaagcaaagcaaaaaatACGCAcactaaacaaatttaatcaaTATTCAGCGGATATCGTAAAAgattatttatgtatacccACGCACTGAGTCGATGTGCCAGGGGTGTCGACAGGCCATGCGTTgattataacatttaattaataagcTCTGGCTTGTTGGCCACCAAGTGTTTGTACTTTCACCAGCACTCTCGTGAAGttgtaaataatttcataattaaattaaatagatgCGAAAAGTTGATGCAGTGGGGTATATAAAACAATTTGCCATAGGGAGCGGCAGAGGGAAAAACTTTCCACTAGATGAATGGCCTGACATAAAAGACGAATGACGAAAGGCAGAGAGAACGAGGGAATCGCAGGCCGGGGTCTTAATGGGGGAGGGGATTAGGAAGACTGGCCAAGGAGACACTTTTCCGAAACAATCAATCAAAACGCTACGCTTGAAATACAGTAAACTGtttcagttaaaaaaaaacattggcatTAAAAGGAAAGAGCATTGGTACTCTAGAAACAAGGATCagcgctttaaaaatataattaacaaatatttaccgtgttgttatgtttttataaaattcttgTTCATCATAACCgaagaattttaactttttagaccgtaattttgtaatttctttatgagcATTAGCAGTCGAGGCAGAGATCAAGGCTTTGATctcgaaaagaaaaaaaaaactaaaacataaTCATGcacaatatatttaaatgagtATCTAGACAAGTCTCTCTTCTATATAAGCCCTGGGAGACACTTTCTTTATTTACACGTCACACGAGAATGGCTCTTGCTCTCATGCATGTACAAAACCCGAGCATCTCAAAAACAATGAATTTTAGaggtacacccaaaaaaaatagtcatagAAACGAAATTATTGTTTGAGCTTTCAAATTTTACCTTCAAAAGTATTAGATTTAAACCTTTGGTTTAGAAAtgaaactacaaaatattattaaatatgaaattaactCTACTGAGTatgaaatttgtattatttttatttgtttttatttttaatacaacgctTACGGAGTTAacacttttcacttttttttgtgtgtatatatgtcCTATCAGTCCGAGCTCGATCTCTCTTACTCAATCTCTCGCCTTATCAGTAAGGCGCTCTGAGTGTACCTtcttgtacatacatatatactaaGAATACAATTGGGCTCTAGCTCTGTTTCTGCGGGACATAGACTTCAGTTCGTTTACTACCTTCGCCCTAGAATGGCTCGTCTGACCGGGATAGGAATAATTTCAATCGTGTGCCTGTTCCTGGCATCTTGGCAAGTCCAAGTCCTGGGCCAGTACCAGAACCAGAAACAAAGGCAGACTTGCGGTGATTCGTCGATACACTTTTGTGTGGCTCGTGATAGTTGCTCGCTTAAACTGGGCTATCGATCTCTAACGAACGGCAACCTAGGATGTACTTCCACGGCGGTCTGCTGTCCCCAGGCCTTTATAGTAAGTTTAAAATGCCAGTAATCAAGGACTTTCAAGACTTGGCTTAGTTATCTAATCATTTTGAGGGTGGGCAGGGAGCAACATAAATTACAAAACTTTATTCGTTAGCTTTTTACGGACCGACTTAAAGTGCTAGcgcaaaattataaaagaaatgtattttttataaaaatagtgTTGGCAGCTAAAATtctgtaattaaaaaaattaccaatCTTCATGAAATgggaaaatacaatttttgtatttgcaaaaGCGAACACTTGCaaagtttcataaaataactcaaactaGTCTCAATTACTGAAttagtcaccaaaatgctttaatgaaaaaatatggataaaaataaatggtaaTGATATACAAAATATGCGATCCTCtatggaaaaaatttatttcgattttttcttgCGAGTGGACGATAAAAAACGCCTATCACGTTTGACGAGGAATGAgccaaaagtaaaaaatttatttccaattttttgCGCATTATTCTTATGAAGCAGGCCGCTCTATAATTTTACGAactttttcataaatgaaataaaaaaaggttaaaaatgtttagcaAAATGCAaacttaaaatgcaaaatttagcaattaaaatatcaaCTATCATGGCCtatctttatacccttgcagagggtattatgatttcagtcagaagtttgcaacgcagtgaaggagacgtttccgaccccataaagtatatatattcttgatcagcatcactagacgagtcgatctagccatgtccgtctgtccgtctgtccgtctgtccgtccgtttctacgcaaactagtctctcagttttaaagctatcgcgatgaaactttcccaaaagtcttctttctattgcaggtagtatataagtcggaaccaaccggatcggataactatatcttatagctcacataggaaggaaacgttaaaaaaattctagcttcggtgttttttgaaataaaaccttctactcttggaaatattattttttaaatatttcagaatttcgaataaaatattttaaaaatcggacgactatatcatatagctgccataggaacgatcggaaaattaatgggaaagttacacagaaataaattttagcttttttggtttttattgtattctcttctactttaggacatgactctttttaaatatttccgaatttcaattttcattttatcaaaatcggacgactatatcatatagctgtcataggaacgatcgaaaaattaatgggaaattaattggaaacaaattatacctccgttggtttttattgtattctcttatactctaggatatgattttttttaatatttcagagttttgaattaaatttaacaaaaatcggacgactatattatatagctgcaatagggaaggatagaaaaaataatattaaaataatacgaaatttagaattttggcgatttgtaatttaataggaacgatctgcaagggtatataagcttcggctggccgaagctagctttctttcttgttttttcttaaattacatttttgtattattccaGCATGAGCCAGTCGTCATCATAGATCCAGTGACTGACAACAGCTGCGGACGCATTAACGGGAAAGGATTGAGCTTCGGAATAGGTGACTTAAAATACCTCGCCCAGGAGAATGAAATTCCATGGATGGTGGCTGTGCTCGATGTGTCAACAAAAATCTACGTGGCCGGCGGCTCCTTGATCGCTCCCCATATAGTGATCACAGCGCGAGTGAAAATCGATAACATGAACGCCAACCAGCTTCTTGTTCGAGCTGGCGAATGGGACTTTAAGACCGAGACCGAGAAGTATCCTTATGTGGACGTTGAGGTCCAGCAGGTCGTGCGTCATCCTGGTTTCGTTGAGGCAACCGGAGCCAACAATGCCGCCCTTCTGTTCCTCAAACGATCGCTACCAGAGACCCCCCACATTAATACCATTTGCATGCCGACTCAACAGAAGAATTTCGACTACAGCCGCTGCATCTTCACGGGCTGGGGTAAGAAGTCCTTCGAAGACTATTCGTATATGAACATCATGAAGAGGATTGAGCTACCTGTGGTCCAGACCAGAACGTGTGAGCAAGCCATAAGCAGCGTTTTAAAAAGACGATTCCATCTCGATAACAGTCTGATGTGCGCCGGCGGTAATACCGACGAGGATGCCTGCACAGGCGATGGTGGCTCTCCGCTGGCCTGTCCGATCCCGAACGAACCTAATCGCTATGAACTGGCGGGTATTGTCAACTTCGGCGTAGGTTGCGGAATGAGGGGCGTCCCGGGCGTTTATGTTAATGTGGCCAACATTCGGGAATGGATTATTGCGGAGACCGATAAGGGTCCCCTTCCCGACGATCGTCAAAATGTAGGTCCTGTGACAAGCCCACAAGCCGCAAGCTTTATCGTTAAAAACGATAACCAGTATAACATAGTTAATTATGAAGAAGTGAAAGATAACTATCCCTCAATCGCAACTAATGGGTTCATCATTCAGGAGGCAAATCCAAATCTGGCTTCTGGCGATGGAAACAATGATCAACGAATAATTTATTATCAAACCGAACATCAAACAATTGGATCTCAACAGTCCGTTGGGCAAAATAGCTTAGGAAACTATTATCCAAACCAACAGCAGGGAATTGGATCTCAACAGCACGTTGGCAATATTTGGCCAAATGGCTTGGGAAACTATTATCCAAACCAACAGCAGGGAATTGGATCTCGACAGCCCAATGGGAATAATTGGCAAAATAACTTTGGAAACTCCAATCCAA
The genomic region above belongs to Drosophila takahashii strain IR98-3 E-12201 chromosome 2L, DtakHiC1v2, whole genome shotgun sequence and contains:
- the LOC108061292 gene encoding phenoloxidase-activating factor 2, giving the protein MARLTGIGIISIVCLFLASWQVQVLGQYQNQKQRQTCGDSSIHFCVARDSCSLKLGYRSLTNGNLGCTSTAVCCPQAFIHEPVVIIDPVTDNSCGRINGKGLSFGIGDLKYLAQENEIPWMVAVLDVSTKIYVAGGSLIAPHIVITARVKIDNMNANQLLVRAGEWDFKTETEKYPYVDVEVQQVVRHPGFVEATGANNAALLFLKRSLPETPHINTICMPTQQKNFDYSRCIFTGWGKKSFEDYSYMNIMKRIELPVVQTRTCEQAISSVLKRRFHLDNSLMCAGGNTDEDACTGDGGSPLACPIPNEPNRYELAGIVNFGVGCGMRGVPGVYVNVANIREWIIAETDKGPLPDDRQNVGPVTSPQAASFIVKNDNQYNIVNYEEVKDNYPSIATNGFIIQEANPNLASGDGNNDQRIIYYQTEHQTIGSQQSVGQNSLGNYYPNQQQGIGSQQHVGNIWPNGLGNYYPNQQQGIGSRQPNGNNWQNNFGNSNPNDQQGIGSSQVLEIKLTEQGSNQGESNSELFSTTMGYEYN
- the LOC108061293 gene encoding uncharacterized protein; translation: MDSHTFVLLLLIGCLIVGCCMAAPACNGGFYTSNGNLVIDVNNIQSHLNCVNRQHQNRG